The nucleotide window CAAAATTTTCTCTAAATCATTTCAGAGAAATCATTATTTAAAAGTAAGTACTTCATCAATCTTAAGTCCAGCCTTTTTTTCTATTCTGCTTCTTTCTAATTCGGCCTCTTTAGGTACTTTTTTATATTTATGAATAAATTCAATTTGAGTTCTATCTATTGTTTCTAACAACAATAGAGTTTCTACTATTAACAAAAACTCTATCTTATTTTCCTTAATTAATTCTTTAGCATTTTCATATTGTTCAGCTAAAATAGAATTAATTTCTCGATCTATTACTTGGGCATATTGTTCTGAGTAATTATTTTTATAAGGATTTTCATTTTCTTCTGAAGGAATAAATTGAGTCATTCCTGCCGCTTCAGTCATACCAAACTTCAAAACAATATTTCTAGCAATTCCAGTAGCTTTATATAGATCATTAGCTGCTCCTGTACTAATATTGTCTTTTCCAAAGAATAATTCTTCCGCAGCTCTCCCTGCCAACATAGTAAGAATTGTGGATAATAATTGCGTTTTAGTGCTGATCATTCTTTCTTGTACTTTAGGTACAGAAAGAACATAACCTGCAGCTCTTCCTCTAGGAATAATAGTTATTTTTTCTACCAGCTCTCCATCATCAGTATAAAGCCCTGCAATAGCATGTCCAGCTTCATGATAAGCAATTTGTTTCTTTTCTGAAAATAATATTTTTCTACCTTTCTTAGCTGGTCCTGCCATAACTCTATCAATAGCCTCATCAATTTCTTCAGTAGAAATTGTTTTCTTATTGAATCTAACAGAAAGAAGGGCCGCTTCATTCAATACATTTTCTAGTTGAGCTCCAGAAAAACCTGGAGTTTTTCTAGCCATTTCTTCTAAATTAACTTTATTTGATAGATTTTTATTTTTAGCATGAAGTTTCAGAATCTCTCTTCTTTCTGAAATATCTGGTAGATTTATTTGAATATGTCTATCAAATCTACCAGGTCTTAAAACAGCTTCATCAATACTTTCTAAGCGGTTGGTAGCTGCTATAACAATAATTCCAGCTTGAGTATTGAAGCCATCCATTTCACTTAATAATTGATTAATTGTTTGTTCATTTCCCTGCATATTGTATTTACCTCCCCTTCTAGCTGCTAATGCATCAATTTCATCAATGAAAATGATGCAAGGGGACATTCTTTTAGCCTTTGAAAACAATTCTCGAACTCTTTTGGCTCCAACTCCAACAAACATATCATCGAAACTTGCACCTGAAGCTTCGATGAAAGGAACATTAGATTCTCCCGAAACAGCCTTAGCCAATAATGTTTTACCAGTTCCTGGAGGTCCATATAAAATTACCCCTTTAGGAATTCTAGCCCCCATAGAAGCATATTTCTTAGGTCTTTTTAAGAAATCAACTATTTCTTCAAGCTCTTGTTTTTCTTCTTTAATTCCCGCTACATCCTTAAAAGTAATATTTGACTTATTTCTTTTACTAATTGACTTTCCAATTCCAAAAATTGAACTTTTACCTCCATAAAGACCAAAAGCACCTCTTGAAGCTCCTTTAGCTAATGCCAAAAACACTAGCAAATATAGCAATGTTGGCAAAACGGAAAGCAAAACTTTTCCAGTTGTAAGCTTATTAGGATCTGTAGGATTCAGAATAGCCGATTCAACCAACTGTACAAAACAACAGCAACAACAACATTTTCCATCTCCATTACATTTACAACCTTCCTTTTTGCAACATTCTTCAGAACACCCTTTCTCACAACATTTACATTCCCCATTTTTTTCAGTGCAACAACCAGTAATTTTGCTTGTTTCAGCCTCAATTTTGCAATTATATCCATCCTTTCCATTGAAAGAATATATTTTCTTACCATTACTATTTCCGTTGCTAGAAGATCTATTTACATTAAAGGAAATTGTTCCTCCTTTTTTAGTTTTCAAGAAAACTTTAAAAAGAGTTTCAGAATCACTTATTCTTGCTAATCTCTCTGAATAGTTTTGATCTGGGGCGCTAGTATCTATTTCTTCTCCATCTATTTGAAACTTTCCATTAGTTGACCCATTCTTACAAAAATCTATTTTGCTTTTATGACTTACTCTGTTATGAAATCAAATGAAATAAATAACAAGAATTGTAATTGCAATGAAAATAAATTTCATGAGCCTGCTTTTTCTTCTGGGATTCATATTTCCAGGTGAAAGCGAATTCCTAAATTTTTTAAGTTTTGATAATGCATTTTCTTCATCTGGCTCATAAGGAAAAGAATCTTCATCCTCGAAAAATTTAGGAAAAAAATTGAGTCAATATAGAATTTTTCAAAAAAACATTTTTTAAATTCCTAAAAAAATAAACTCGGAAATATCCGGAGAGAGGGGTCTTTAATCCCCTCTGCTAGACTAATTTTTAAAATTTTTGGATATTTTTTTTTCAATTAAGATATTTTTAAGTGAAATAATTTTCAAAGAGTCAAATTAGTTACTCAAAACTCCTTGAAACATTTAATTTTTACTAATAATTCCTATTAATTCTAAGTTAGATTTCAATAAAAAATTCTTAATTCTTGAAATAGAAGCTACAGAATTTAATTGAATCTCTTTTTTTCAGTTTTATTCTTTTTCCCTATCCAAAGATAGTCTATTATTATTTCCTTACTTATATGGACAATCAAGAATTAATTCAAATAATAAATTAGAAAAATATTCTCTTTCTAATTTATTAACTCATCTTTCGATTGATTATTCACAATTCAGAGAAAGTATTGCTGAATTAGAACTTTATAAATTACTTTCAATTTATTCATCTAAAGATTTAAAAGAAGATACTTTAATAATTAAATTAAATTCTCCTTTATCCATAAAAGAATTAATTTATCAAGAAGATTTAATTAAAAACATTCCAGAAAATAAACTTTCTGAATTAAAGTATGGTTTAGAAAAATATGAAGAAATTAATGAAATTTCTTTCTTTCAAAAAAATAATGAGGAAAAAGAAAATGAAATTAATATTTCCTTAAATCCTGAAGATCAAAAACTTTATTGATCTTTTTATGATGAACTTTATAAACATTTAAGCAAAGAATTTATATTATCACAAGAAATTGTGGAAATAATTAAAGATTGTTGGAAAAATAATAAAATTAGTCCTTCAAAATTAATTAAATTATCTACTCTCTCTATTAAATTAAATGAAAAGAATGAATATTATTTATCTATTAGTGAACTAAAAGGATTAATTAAAAATGAATTAAATCCTATTGAAGATGACTTCGATATAGAAAAATATCACTTATTTTGAAAAAACTTTTTGAATCAACAAGACAAAAAAGAATTAAAAAGAGAATTTAAAGAGTTATTTAGTAAGTATACCAATGTTATTTTCTATTTAAAGTTAACAAGAAAAAAGAATGTTCCATTAGCGATGGAAAATTGAATAAAAGAATGTAGTAATCAAAAAAATTTTAATGCAACAATATTAAATGGAATTATCTCTTTTGTATTTTCTTTATTAAAAAAAATACCTGTTAAATATTTAACTACTATGTGTGAAAACTTAAATAATGATGGAATACACACAACTGATCAATTATTGTCTCATATTAAAGAAGTTCTTAAATATGAAAGAGTCAAGAAAAATAGATTAGGCTTAACTGTTGAAGAAATTAGTAAATAATTTTTTAAGATTGTTTAATATTTTTCTTAATATCAAGAAATAATTTTTTTATTTTTTCAGGAGGTAACTCCTGAATTCTTATATTTCTGGAAAAAGAATTTTTATAAAAAATATTATTTAATTCTTCTTCTGAATAATTCTTTTTTAAGTTATTTCACAAAATCTTTCTAGGACTAAAAAAAGATTGCTTAATGAATTCCACATAATTTTTTAGAAAATCTTCAGAAATTTCTTCTCTCTTTTTTATGGAAAAGAAAATGGAATCTACTTTGGGTTTAGGATAGAAATTTAATCTACTTATTTCGAAAGATTTTGAAATATCGCAAAAAGATTGTAGAAGAACAGAAAGTGAAGAATATTGTTTGGTATTAAATTTAGAGGATATACAATCAAAAAATTCTTTTTGAACCATTAAATATGCTTCTTCAAAAAAATTAATGCTCAAAAATTTCAATAATATTTTTGAACTAATTGAATAAGGAATATTTCCAAACAATAAAAACTTTTGAAAGCCAAAAACTTCTAAGTCTTTATTATCTAATTCCAAAAAATCTTTATTCAGAATATTTACTTTTTCAAATTTAGAACTTAAAAAAGAACAGAGACTGGAATCAATCTCTACACCTAAATAAATTTTTTTATCCAAATTTAAATATTGAGTGATTTGTCCGCAACCTGGACCTATCTCCAATACATATTTATATGCAGAAGTATTAACTAATTGAGCAATTCTTTTCTGAATATTTGGATTACGTAAAAATATTTGAGATAACTCTCTTTTTTGTTTAATAATTTAGACAGAAAAAAATTAAATTCCTAAATTTTTTAGTTTTTTATTTAAAGTACTATCTTGTTCTTTTCTTCTTTTTAAGATAGCATGGATAATATAACTAAAAAATATATTGAATAAAGAATTAAAGAAATAATAAATAGCCAAACTAGTAGATCAAAATAATGAAAAAGCTATTAAAGCTATAGAAATAATATTTTGTAATTTCTTACTACTTCCAACATTTACATCTTTAATTTTTAGTGGAATATCACTTTGAAGAGCAGGAAATCTTCTCTTCATTAAGATAGAAGGAATTCGCTGACTAAAAAGATTAATTGGAATTGCCAAAGCAAAAAAGAAGAAAAAGAATAAAACATGTCTTCAATCAAAACCAATAATCAAACTTCCAGGTGATTGAGATAATGGAATAAAACCAAATAATTTTGCATGTTTAATAGGTTTAGTAATTGTCATTAATTTATAAACAACCATAAAAATAGGAGTATTAATAAAGAAATTTTCTAAAGCTGAATAAGGTTTTAAACCATGTTTCCTACAATAAGCTCCTATTTCCTTTTGCCTCAAGATAGAAGAATTTCTTCATTCTTGCCTATCTAATTTATCAGTGTTATATTTACTTTTAATTCTTTCTAAATTCTTTTTATGTCTTTGTTGTAAATCTGAATAATATTGAGCTCTAAAAATGGTTAAAAATACTATAGATTTCATAATTAATAAGACAATTATGATTGAAAAAAGAACATTTAAGCCATAAATATCTAAGGGGCTATTATTATCACTACCTTTTAGAGCTCAAATTAAATTAAGAAAAAGTCTAGAAATGGGATAAACAAATCACATAATATAAGGCCCAAAACCACCATTTGAATTAGTTAAAGGTCAGTAAGCTCAGGGATTAGGATGTCAAGGAAAAGCATCATATCTTAAATCTCCACTAGAGCTGGGACCAGTTGAAGGGAAAGCGGCTTCTAATCCTATTCCTATTTCTTTTGAATGACCTACATAAGAAGTAAACATATGTTGAAAAAATGATCAAGA belongs to Mycoplasma parvum str. Indiana and includes:
- the ftsH gene encoding ATP-dependent zinc metalloprotease FtsH — encoded protein: MFFWKILYWLNFFPKFFEDEDSFPYEPDEENALSKLKKFRNSLSPGNMNPRRKSRLMKFIFIAITILVIYFIWFHNRVSHKSKIDFCKNGSTNGKFQIDGEEIDTSAPDQNYSERLARISDSETLFKVFLKTKKGGTISFNVNRSSSNGNSNGKKIYSFNGKDGYNCKIEAETSKITGCCTEKNGECKCCEKGCSEECCKKEGCKCNGDGKCCCCCCFVQLVESAILNPTDPNKLTTGKVLLSVLPTLLYLLVFLALAKGASRGAFGLYGGKSSIFGIGKSISKRNKSNITFKDVAGIKEEKQELEEIVDFLKRPKKYASMGARIPKGVILYGPPGTGKTLLAKAVSGESNVPFIEASGASFDDMFVGVGAKRVRELFSKAKRMSPCIIFIDEIDALAARRGGKYNMQGNEQTINQLLSEMDGFNTQAGIIVIAATNRLESIDEAVLRPGRFDRHIQINLPDISERREILKLHAKNKNLSNKVNLEEMARKTPGFSGAQLENVLNEAALLSVRFNKKTISTEEIDEAIDRVMAGPAKKGRKILFSEKKQIAYHEAGHAIAGLYTDDGELVEKITIIPRGRAAGYVLSVPKVQERMISTKTQLLSTILTMLAGRAAEELFFGKDNISTGAANDLYKATGIARNIVLKFGMTEAAGMTQFIPSEENENPYKNNYSEQYAQVIDREINSILAEQYENAKELIKENKIEFLLIVETLLLLETIDRTQIEFIHKYKKVPKEAELERSRIEKKAGLKIDEVLTFK
- the rsmA gene encoding 16S rRNA (adenine(1518)-N(6)/adenine(1519)-N(6))-dimethyltransferase RsmA, with translation MIKQKRELSQIFLRNPNIQKRIAQLVNTSAYKYVLEIGPGCGQITQYLNLDKKIYLGVEIDSSLCSFLSSKFEKVNILNKDFLELDNKDLEVFGFQKFLLFGNIPYSISSKILLKFLSINFFEEAYLMVQKEFFDCISSKFNTKQYSSLSVLLQSFCDISKSFEISRLNFYPKPKVDSIFFSIKKREEISEDFLKNYVEFIKQSFFSPRKILWNNLKKNYSEEELNNIFYKNSFSRNIRIQELPPEKIKKLFLDIKKNIKQS
- a CDS encoding YidC/Oxa1 family membrane protein insertase, producing MFLNFSLGSFLGLSPKESNSEKAFRLFGGEDISPYRKYLRKGLFYLKVIIYSFSFLMISWSFFQHMFTSYVGHSKEIGIGLEAAFPSTGPSSSGDLRYDAFPWHPNPWAYWPLTNSNGGFGPYIMWFVYPISRLFLNLIWALKGSDNNSPLDIYGLNVLFSIIIVLLIMKSIVFLTIFRAQYYSDLQQRHKKNLERIKSKYNTDKLDRQEWRNSSILRQKEIGAYCRKHGLKPYSALENFFINTPIFMVVYKLMTITKPIKHAKLFGFIPLSQSPGSLIIGFDWRHVLFFFFFFALAIPINLFSQRIPSILMKRRFPALQSDIPLKIKDVNVGSSKKLQNIISIALIAFSLFWSTSLAIYYFFNSLFNIFFSYIIHAILKRRKEQDSTLNKKLKNLGI